From a region of the Streptomyces sp. B21-083 genome:
- the rpsB gene encoding 30S ribosomal protein S2: MAVVTMRELLESGVHFGHQTRRWNPKMKRFIFTERNGIYIIDLLQSLSYIDRAYEFVKETVAHGGTVMFVGTKKQAQEAIAEQATRVGMPYVNQRWLGGMLTNFSTVYKRLQRLKELEQIDFEDVAASGLTKKELLVLSREKAKLEKTLGGIREMSKVPSAVWIVDTKKEHIAVGEARKLNIPVVAILDTNCDPDEVDYKIPGNDDAIRSVTLLTRVIADAVAEGLMSRSGVNTGDKGEKAVAEPLAEWERDLLEGEKKADDAEAPAAEAAAAEAPAEEAPVEAAAEAEVEAAAEAPVEAPAAEAPADAAEQA; this comes from the coding sequence ATGGCCGTCGTCACGATGCGGGAGCTGCTGGAAAGCGGCGTCCACTTCGGTCACCAGACCCGTCGTTGGAACCCGAAGATGAAGCGCTTCATCTTCACGGAGCGCAACGGCATCTACATCATCGACCTGCTCCAGTCGCTGTCGTACATCGACCGCGCCTACGAGTTCGTCAAGGAGACCGTCGCCCACGGCGGCACGGTCATGTTCGTCGGCACGAAGAAGCAGGCGCAGGAAGCGATCGCCGAGCAGGCGACCCGCGTCGGCATGCCCTACGTCAACCAGCGCTGGCTGGGCGGCATGCTCACCAACTTCTCGACCGTCTACAAGCGTCTGCAGCGCCTCAAGGAGCTCGAGCAGATCGACTTCGAGGACGTCGCCGCGTCGGGTCTCACCAAGAAGGAGCTTCTCGTGCTCTCGCGCGAGAAGGCCAAGCTGGAGAAGACCCTCGGTGGTATCCGCGAGATGTCCAAGGTGCCCAGCGCCGTCTGGATCGTGGACACCAAGAAGGAGCACATCGCGGTCGGTGAGGCCCGGAAGCTCAACATCCCGGTCGTCGCGATCCTCGACACCAACTGCGACCCCGACGAGGTCGACTACAAGATCCCGGGCAACGACGACGCGATCCGCTCCGTCACCCTGCTCACCCGCGTGATCGCCGACGCTGTCGCCGAGGGCCTCATGTCCCGCTCCGGCGTCAACACCGGTGACAAGGGCGAGAAGGCCGTCGCCGAGCCCCTCGCCGAGTGGGAGCGCGACCTCCTCGAGGGCGAGAAGAAGGCCGACGACGCCGAGGCGCCCGCCGCCGAGGCTGCTGCCGCTGAGGCCCCCGCCGAGGAGGCTCCGGTCGAGGCCGCTGCCGAGGCCGAGGTCGAGGCCGCCGCTGAGGCCCCCGTCGAGGCGCCCGCTGCCGAGGCTCCGGCCGACGCCGCCGAGCAGGCCTGA
- a CDS encoding M23 family metallopeptidase, whose protein sequence is MRAKRGMRGGGRRGLGVLLALTLTLTASTARGAGAAPPTEPRPADVPSTPAIARTWPVGSRPLVLRAWEPPPTPYAGGHRGVDLAATPGTPVRAVAAGRVYFAGRVAGRGVVSVELSGTGAPPLRTTYEPVTAAVVKGAEVTAGEVVGTVEVGSGHCTTACVHWGLLRGDMYLDPLTLLPPWLLHRGPSRLLPVLGVPLPAQP, encoded by the coding sequence ATGCGAGCGAAACGAGGAATGCGTGGAGGAGGACGTCGGGGCCTTGGAGTGCTGCTGGCCCTGACGCTGACACTGACGGCATCGACGGCGCGCGGGGCCGGGGCGGCTCCGCCGACGGAACCCCGCCCGGCGGACGTCCCTTCGACCCCCGCGATCGCCCGCACCTGGCCGGTGGGCTCCCGCCCCCTGGTCCTACGAGCCTGGGAGCCTCCCCCGACGCCCTACGCCGGCGGTCACCGGGGCGTGGACCTGGCGGCCACCCCCGGTACCCCGGTTCGCGCGGTGGCGGCGGGCCGGGTCTACTTCGCGGGCCGGGTGGCGGGCCGGGGAGTCGTCTCCGTGGAACTGTCGGGCACGGGCGCCCCGCCCCTGCGCACGACATACGAACCGGTGACGGCCGCAGTGGTGAAGGGCGCGGAGGTGACGGCGGGCGAGGTGGTGGGCACGGTGGAGGTCGGCAGCGGTCACTGCACGACGGCGTGCGTGCACTGGGGCCTGCTGAGAGGCGACATGTACCTGGATCCGCTGACCCTGCTGCCTCCATGGCTGCTGCACAGGGGCCCGTCCCGCCTCCTACCGGTACTGGGCGTACCGCTGCCCGCCCAGCCGTAG
- a CDS encoding TetR/AcrR family transcriptional regulator: MAEHRSMQRAALLDAARSLLSEGGTEALTFPALAERTGLARSSVYEYFRSRACVVEELCAVDFPVWAAEVEAAMAAAEGPEDKVEAYVRQQLALVGDRRHRAVVAISASELDAGARERIRAAHGALVAMVVEALRDIGHEQPRMAAMLLQGIVDAAVRRIEFGMTEDPAVITDAAVAMALRGVRG, encoded by the coding sequence GTGGCCGAGCACCGGTCGATGCAGCGAGCCGCCCTGCTGGACGCGGCGAGGTCCCTGCTGTCCGAGGGCGGGACGGAGGCGCTGACCTTCCCGGCCCTGGCCGAGCGGACCGGGCTCGCGCGGTCGTCCGTGTACGAGTACTTCCGGTCGCGGGCCTGCGTCGTCGAGGAACTGTGCGCGGTCGACTTCCCGGTCTGGGCGGCCGAGGTCGAGGCGGCGATGGCCGCGGCCGAGGGGCCAGAGGACAAGGTCGAGGCCTATGTACGCCAGCAGCTCGCCCTGGTGGGTGACCGCCGGCACCGGGCCGTGGTCGCGATCTCGGCGAGTGAACTGGACGCGGGGGCCCGGGAGAGGATCCGGGCCGCACACGGGGCGCTCGTCGCGATGGTGGTCGAGGCGCTGCGGGACATCGGGCATGAGCAGCCCCGGATGGCCGCGATGTTGCTGCAGGGGATCGTGGACGCGGCTGTGCGGCGGATCGAGTTCGGGATGACGGAAGATCCTGCGGTGATCACCGACGCGGCTGTGGCGATGGCGCTGCGGGGTGTACGGGGCTGA
- the whiG gene encoding RNA polymerase sigma factor WhiG, whose amino-acid sequence MPQHTSGSDRAAAPPAARDGGNVRPPAPSTVDELWRSYKTTGDERLREQLILHYSPLVKYVAGRVSVGLPPNVEQADFVSSGVFGLIDAIEKFDIEREIKFETYAITRIRGAMIDELRALDWIPRSVRQKARNVERAYATLEARLRRTPSEGEVAAEMGIAVDELHAVFSQLSLANVVALEELLHAGGEGGDRLSLMDTLEDTAADNPVEVAEGRELRRFLARAINTLPDREKTVVTLYYYEGLTLAEIGNVLGVTESRVSQIHTKSVLQLRAKLASFGR is encoded by the coding sequence ATGCCCCAGCACACCTCCGGGTCCGACCGGGCGGCGGCCCCACCGGCAGCCCGCGACGGCGGTAACGTGCGCCCGCCCGCTCCCTCGACGGTCGACGAGCTGTGGCGTTCGTACAAGACGACGGGCGACGAGCGGCTGCGGGAGCAGTTGATCCTGCACTACTCGCCGCTCGTGAAGTACGTCGCCGGCCGGGTGAGCGTCGGGCTGCCGCCCAACGTCGAGCAGGCGGACTTCGTCTCCTCCGGGGTGTTCGGGCTGATCGACGCGATCGAGAAGTTCGACATCGAGCGGGAGATCAAGTTCGAGACGTACGCGATCACGCGCATCCGGGGCGCCATGATCGACGAACTGCGGGCGCTGGACTGGATTCCGCGGTCGGTGCGGCAGAAGGCGCGGAACGTGGAGCGGGCGTACGCGACGCTGGAGGCGCGCCTGCGGCGGACGCCGTCGGAGGGCGAGGTGGCCGCCGAGATGGGCATCGCGGTCGACGAACTCCACGCGGTGTTCAGTCAGTTGTCGCTGGCGAACGTGGTGGCGCTGGAGGAACTGCTGCATGCCGGGGGCGAGGGCGGGGACCGGTTGAGCCTCATGGACACGCTGGAGGACACCGCCGCCGACAACCCGGTCGAGGTGGCCGAGGGCCGGGAGCTGCGGCGGTTCCTCGCGCGGGCGATCAACACGCTGCCCGACCGGGAGAAGACCGTGGTGACGCTGTACTACTACGAGGGGCTCACCCTCGCGGAGATCGGCAACGTGCTGGGCGTGACCGAGAGCCGGGTCAGCCAGATCCACACCAAGTCGGTCCTGCAACTGCGCGCGAAGCTGGCGAGCTTCGGTCGCTGA
- the dprA gene encoding DNA-processing protein DprA, which yields MTRDAAGDATGEGSSGEQGGRPAAEGLARVLLTRVVEPGDEVAGRWLRERGAVEVVRRLRDGGPMLTGVTGTRWSGLCARAAQAEPERDLAVARAAGVRFVWPGEPEWPAQLDDLGDARPTGLWVRGRPSLRMWALRSVAVVGARACTEYGAHMAATLAAGLAERGWVVVSGGAYGVDGAAHRGALGAGGATVAVLACGVDRPYPRGHTQLITRIAEQGLVVGELPPGDHPTQSRFVLRNRVIAALTRGTVVVEAAYRSGSLVTARAAQRLGRFTMGVPGPATSGLSAGVHELLRGEAMLVTDAAEVAELVGDMGELAPERRGPVLPRDLLEPAARRVLAVLPAAATATVDDIALSASTTKDDAVARLYELRSLGYVERHDDGWKLTRQAMISVRPGRDAC from the coding sequence ATGACACGGGACGCGGCCGGGGACGCGACCGGCGAGGGGTCGAGTGGTGAGCAGGGCGGCCGACCGGCCGCGGAGGGGCTCGCCCGGGTCCTCCTCACCCGGGTCGTCGAGCCGGGGGACGAGGTCGCGGGGCGGTGGCTCCGGGAGCGCGGGGCCGTGGAAGTGGTACGGCGGCTCAGGGACGGCGGGCCGATGCTGACCGGAGTCACCGGGACCAGATGGTCGGGGCTGTGCGCGCGGGCCGCGCAGGCCGAGCCCGAGCGGGATCTCGCCGTCGCGCGGGCGGCGGGGGTGCGTTTCGTGTGGCCCGGCGAGCCGGAGTGGCCGGCCCAGCTCGACGACCTCGGTGACGCGCGGCCCACGGGACTGTGGGTGCGCGGGCGGCCCAGCCTGCGGATGTGGGCGCTGCGGTCCGTCGCCGTGGTGGGAGCCCGGGCCTGCACCGAGTACGGCGCCCACATGGCGGCCACGCTCGCCGCCGGGCTCGCGGAGCGCGGATGGGTGGTGGTGTCGGGCGGCGCCTACGGGGTCGACGGGGCCGCGCACCGGGGTGCGCTCGGTGCGGGCGGGGCCACCGTCGCCGTACTCGCCTGCGGAGTCGACCGGCCCTACCCGCGCGGGCACACCCAGTTGATCACCAGAATCGCCGAACAAGGCCTGGTGGTGGGCGAGTTGCCGCCCGGCGACCACCCGACGCAGAGCCGGTTCGTGCTGCGGAACCGGGTGATCGCGGCCCTCACCAGGGGAACCGTGGTCGTCGAGGCCGCGTACCGCAGCGGGTCGCTCGTCACGGCACGGGCGGCGCAGCGGCTGGGGAGGTTCACGATGGGGGTGCCGGGGCCCGCCACCAGCGGGCTCTCCGCCGGTGTGCACGAACTCCTGCGCGGCGAGGCGATGCTGGTCACCGACGCCGCGGAAGTCGCCGAACTGGTCGGGGACATGGGCGAGCTGGCGCCGGAGAGGCGGGGGCCGGTGCTCCCGCGTGACCTGCTGGAACCGGCGGCAAGACGTGTCCTGGCCGTGCTGCCCGCCGCCGCGACGGCGACCGTGGACGACATCGCGCTGAGCGCGTCGACGACGAAGGACGACGCGGTCGCCAGACTGTACGAGCTCCGATCACTTGGTTACGTCGAACGACACGACGACGGCTGGAAGTTGACACGCCAGGCGATGATCTCCGTCCGGCCCGGGCGGGACGCGTGCTGA
- a CDS encoding YifB family Mg chelatase-like AAA ATPase, which produces MGFARTCSVALVGVEGVVVEVQADLEPGVAAFTLVGLPDKSLTESKDRVRAAVVNSGAAWPQKKLTVGLSPASVPKSGSGFDLAIAAAVLGAAERIDPRVLADIVMIGELGLDGRVRPVRGILPAVLAAADSGYEQVVVPECAAAEAALVPGVSVLGVRSLRQLIAVLTDEPVPEEEPDDHGRPDPLMAGLRMPGTGAATGMHSMGAAQYDNGHDLADVVGQHSARTAMEVAAAGGHHVFLEGPPGAGKTMLAERLPAVLPRLSREESLEVTAVHSVAGLLPPGKPLIDTAPYCAPHHSATMQALVGGGQGVARPGAVSLAHRGILFLDETPEFGSQALDALRQPLEAGHVVIARSAGVVRFPARFLMILAANPCPCGRFSQRDTLCECPPSVIRRYQARLSGPLLDRVDLRVEVDRVTRSQLVERGARGESTATVAERVRTARERASARLVGTPWRTNSEVPGRELRSRWHAVPGAMEEAERNLERGVLTARGIDRVLRVAWTVADLVGHDRPDATDVALALQLRTGVPRGVPMAIGAMA; this is translated from the coding sequence ATGGGATTCGCCCGTACGTGTTCGGTGGCGCTGGTGGGTGTCGAGGGTGTGGTCGTCGAGGTCCAGGCGGATCTCGAACCCGGCGTCGCCGCGTTCACCCTGGTGGGACTGCCCGACAAGAGCCTCACGGAGAGCAAGGACCGGGTCCGGGCGGCGGTCGTCAATTCCGGAGCCGCCTGGCCGCAGAAGAAACTCACGGTGGGGCTCAGCCCGGCGTCCGTGCCCAAGAGCGGCAGCGGCTTCGACCTCGCCATCGCCGCCGCCGTCCTCGGGGCCGCCGAGCGGATCGATCCCCGGGTCCTCGCCGACATCGTGATGATCGGCGAACTGGGCCTCGACGGCCGGGTGCGACCGGTCCGGGGCATCCTGCCGGCGGTACTGGCGGCGGCCGACTCGGGATACGAACAGGTGGTCGTGCCGGAGTGCGCCGCCGCCGAAGCCGCTCTGGTCCCCGGGGTGTCCGTGCTCGGAGTGCGCAGTCTGCGGCAGCTGATCGCCGTTCTCACCGACGAGCCCGTACCCGAGGAGGAACCGGACGACCACGGCCGCCCCGACCCGCTCATGGCGGGCTTGCGGATGCCGGGCACCGGGGCGGCCACGGGGATGCACAGCATGGGCGCCGCCCAGTACGACAACGGCCACGACCTCGCCGACGTCGTGGGCCAGCACTCGGCGCGCACGGCGATGGAGGTGGCCGCGGCCGGCGGCCACCATGTCTTCCTCGAAGGTCCACCGGGGGCCGGCAAGACGATGCTCGCCGAGCGGCTGCCCGCCGTCCTGCCCCGGCTCAGCCGGGAGGAGTCGCTGGAGGTCACCGCCGTCCACTCGGTCGCGGGCCTGCTGCCACCGGGCAAACCCCTGATCGACACGGCGCCCTACTGCGCCCCGCACCACTCGGCCACCATGCAGGCACTCGTCGGCGGCGGACAGGGTGTGGCGCGGCCCGGAGCCGTCTCGCTGGCTCACCGCGGGATCCTCTTTCTGGACGAGACCCCGGAGTTCGGGAGCCAGGCGCTGGACGCCCTGCGCCAGCCCCTGGAGGCCGGGCACGTGGTGATCGCACGGAGTGCCGGGGTGGTGCGGTTCCCGGCCAGGTTCCTGATGATCCTCGCGGCCAACCCGTGCCCGTGCGGCCGTTTCTCCCAACGGGACACCCTCTGCGAGTGCCCGCCCTCCGTGATCCGGCGCTACCAGGCCCGGCTCTCCGGGCCCCTGCTCGACCGGGTCGACCTGCGGGTCGAGGTGGACCGGGTAACGCGCTCCCAGCTCGTCGAGCGCGGGGCGCGGGGCGAGTCCACGGCGACGGTCGCCGAGCGGGTGCGCACGGCCCGGGAGCGGGCGTCGGCGCGGCTCGTGGGGACCCCGTGGCGGACCAACAGCGAGGTGCCGGGACGGGAGCTGCGCAGCCGCTGGCACGCCGTACCCGGCGCCATGGAGGAGGCCGAGCGGAATCTGGAACGGGGTGTGCTCACCGCGCGCGGGATCGACCGGGTCCTGAGGGTCGCCTGGACCGTCGCGGACCTCGTCGGCCATGACCGGCCCGACGCGACGGATGTCGCCCTGGCGCTGCAACTGCGTACGGGGGTGCCTCGTGGGGTGCCGATGGCGATCGGGGCGATGGCATGA
- a CDS encoding YraN family protein has product MNTRHAQGGGQSPARGNAQRGALGRYGEDLAARRLTEAGMTVLDRNWRAGRTGEIDIVARDGDALVVCEVKTRRAAGPAGVFQHPMAAVTPAKAERLRGLAERWVQEHGGAPPGGVRIDLVGVLLPERGAPVVEHARGVA; this is encoded by the coding sequence ATGAACACACGCCATGCACAAGGCGGCGGACAGAGCCCGGCGCGAGGCAACGCACAGCGCGGCGCGCTGGGCAGGTACGGCGAGGATCTGGCCGCGCGACGGCTGACCGAGGCCGGAATGACGGTCCTGGACCGCAACTGGCGCGCCGGCCGTACCGGCGAGATCGACATCGTGGCCCGGGACGGCGACGCGCTCGTCGTCTGCGAGGTCAAGACGCGCAGGGCGGCCGGACCCGCCGGAGTCTTCCAGCACCCGATGGCGGCCGTCACGCCGGCCAAGGCCGAGCGGCTGAGGGGTCTCGCCGAACGATGGGTCCAGGAACACGGGGGAGCACCACCTGGCGGCGTCCGCATCGACCTGGTCGGCGTTCTGCTGCCCGAGCGCGGCGCCCCCGTGGTGGAACACGCGCGGGGGGTGGCGTGA
- a CDS encoding DUF2469 domain-containing protein: MSAEDLEKYETEMELKLYREYRDVVGLFKYVIETERRFYLTNDYEMQVHSVQGEVFFEVSMADAWVWDMYRPARFVKQVRVLTFKDVNIEELNKSDLELPGG, from the coding sequence ATGAGCGCCGAGGACCTCGAGAAGTACGAGACCGAGATGGAGCTGAAGCTCTACCGGGAGTACCGCGATGTCGTCGGTCTGTTCAAATACGTGATCGAGACCGAGCGGCGCTTCTACCTCACCAACGACTACGAGATGCAGGTGCACTCGGTCCAGGGTGAGGTGTTCTTCGAGGTGTCGATGGCGGATGCCTGGGTGTGGGACATGTACCGGCCGGCCCGGTTCGTGAAGCAGGTCCGGGTGCTCACGTTCAAGGACGTGAACATCGAGGAGCTGAACAAGAGCGATCTGGAGCTCCCGGGCGGCTGA
- a CDS encoding NUDIX hydrolase — protein MPAEPVGAADDSYTGGTREVSRVVLLDPQDRILLLHGHEPDDPAVAWWFTPGGGLEGDETREEAALRELAEETGITEVELGPVLWRRSCSFPFAGRRWDQDEWYFLARTERTETRATGQTELERRSVAGARWWTCQELTRAHETVYPTRLAELLRKVLDEGPPPMPEVLDTEIV, from the coding sequence GTGCCCGCTGAGCCGGTGGGCGCCGCGGACGACTCGTACACCGGCGGAACACGCGAGGTGTCCCGAGTGGTGCTCCTCGATCCCCAGGACCGGATCCTGCTGCTGCACGGGCACGAGCCGGACGATCCGGCGGTCGCCTGGTGGTTCACTCCCGGTGGCGGCCTGGAGGGTGACGAGACCCGCGAGGAGGCCGCGCTGCGGGAACTCGCGGAGGAGACCGGCATCACCGAGGTCGAACTCGGGCCGGTGCTGTGGCGGCGCAGCTGTTCCTTCCCCTTCGCGGGGCGCCGCTGGGACCAGGACGAGTGGTACTTCCTGGCCCGTACGGAACGGACGGAGACCCGGGCCACGGGCCAGACCGAGCTGGAACGGCGCAGTGTCGCCGGAGCGCGTTGGTGGACGTGCCAGGAACTGACCCGGGCACATGAGACGGTGTATCCGACCAGACTCGCCGAGCTCCTGCGCAAGGTGCTCGACGAAGGTCCCCCGCCCATGCCCGAGGTCCTCGACACGGAAATCGTCTAG
- the lepB gene encoding signal peptidase I yields the protein MSSTTTRTDEGRGRLGSKLSGLAMALGCVLFLGGFVWGAILYQPYTVPTDSMSPTIVAGDRVLAQRIDGGDIKRGDVVVFRQESWGDMPLVKRVVAVGGDTVSCCTDGKLVVNGKQIQEPYLRKGQVAELTAIPSVTVPEGRLFLLGDERTGSLDSTAHLTEAFNGTVPRSGVDARVDAVVWPMNGMLARPTGFEPLGALSTPGPLRLLTIAIVAGGVLVLGGGAYGPIANRASKRRVGAVAEPAGAR from the coding sequence ATGAGCAGTACGACGACACGTACGGACGAGGGCCGCGGGCGGCTCGGCAGCAAGCTGTCGGGACTGGCCATGGCCCTCGGCTGTGTGCTCTTCCTCGGCGGCTTCGTCTGGGGCGCGATCCTCTACCAGCCGTACACCGTGCCGACGGACTCCATGTCGCCCACCATCGTCGCCGGCGACCGGGTGCTGGCCCAGCGGATCGACGGCGGCGACATCAAGCGCGGTGACGTCGTGGTCTTCAGGCAGGAGAGCTGGGGCGACATGCCCCTGGTCAAGCGGGTCGTGGCCGTGGGCGGGGACACGGTCTCCTGCTGCACGGACGGCAAGCTGGTCGTCAACGGCAAGCAGATCCAGGAGCCCTACCTGCGCAAGGGCCAGGTGGCCGAGCTGACCGCCATCCCGTCGGTCACGGTCCCCGAGGGGCGTCTGTTCCTGCTCGGTGACGAGCGCACCGGATCCCTGGACTCCACGGCTCATCTCACGGAGGCCTTCAACGGCACGGTGCCGCGCAGCGGAGTGGACGCACGCGTCGACGCCGTGGTGTGGCCCATGAACGGCATGCTGGCCCGGCCCACGGGCTTCGAGCCGCTGGGCGCCCTGTCGACACCGGGGCCGCTGCGGCTGCTCACCATCGCGATCGTGGCGGGCGGGGTACTGGTCCTGGGCGGTGGCGCCTACGGGCCGATCGCCAACCGGGCGTCGAAGCGGCGGGTCGGCGCGGTGGCGGAGCCGGCCGGTGCCCGCTGA
- the lepB gene encoding signal peptidase I, translating into MGDLAVGARSGQDGPEEQRPAEPGSPAAEDAVPAGSDSGAPGLPGSGSGDSGDDTAQDLDEPGHKPRKQRSFWKELPLLIGIALVLALLIKTFLVQAFSIPSDSMQHTLEQGDRVLVDKLTPWFGSEPERGEVVVFHDPADWLAGEPTVEPNPVQRVLGWIGLMPSANEKDLIKRVIGVGGDTVECKGTGPLKVNGKALDDASFVYAGNTPCSVDDQGGQFKVTVPKGKIWVMGDHRQNSLDSRYHQEDKNQGFVPVGNVVGRAIVVAWPPTRWNTLPIPDTFDQNLSAAAPGALGLAGAVPLVLWRRRRAGGRTDAPVTVGNSGVPGSGTAG; encoded by the coding sequence GTGGGGGATTTGGCGGTCGGCGCACGGTCCGGACAGGACGGTCCCGAGGAACAGCGCCCCGCGGAGCCGGGTTCACCGGCCGCAGAGGACGCCGTCCCCGCAGGGAGTGACTCCGGGGCCCCAGGGCTCCCGGGGAGCGGCTCAGGGGACTCCGGGGACGACACGGCGCAGGACCTTGACGAGCCCGGCCACAAGCCCAGGAAGCAGCGCTCCTTCTGGAAGGAGTTGCCGCTGCTCATCGGCATCGCGCTGGTGCTCGCGCTGCTGATCAAGACCTTCCTGGTCCAGGCGTTCTCCATCCCCTCCGACTCCATGCAGCACACGCTGGAGCAGGGCGACCGGGTCCTGGTCGACAAGCTGACCCCGTGGTTCGGCTCCGAGCCCGAGCGCGGTGAGGTCGTCGTCTTCCACGACCCCGCCGACTGGCTGGCCGGCGAGCCGACCGTCGAACCGAACCCCGTGCAGCGGGTCCTCGGCTGGATCGGCCTGATGCCGTCCGCCAACGAGAAGGACCTCATCAAGCGGGTCATCGGCGTCGGCGGCGACACCGTCGAGTGCAAGGGCACGGGCCCGCTGAAGGTCAACGGCAAGGCGCTCGACGACGCGTCGTTCGTGTACGCGGGTAACACCCCGTGCAGCGTCGACGACCAGGGCGGCCAGTTCAAGGTGACGGTACCCAAGGGCAAAATCTGGGTCATGGGTGACCACCGGCAGAACTCCCTGGACTCCCGGTATCACCAGGAGGACAAGAACCAGGGCTTCGTCCCGGTGGGCAACGTCGTCGGCCGCGCCATCGTGGTCGCCTGGCCGCCCACCCGCTGGAACACGCTGCCGATTCCCGACACGTTCGACCAGAACCTGAGCGCCGCCGCACCGGGCGCGCTGGGCCTCGCGGGCGCCGTCCCGCTGGTCCTGTGGCGCAGGCGCCGAGCGGGCGGTCGTACGGATGCTCCCGTTACCGTCGGAAACTCCGGTGTTCCCGGGTCCGGTACCGCCGGGTAG